A DNA window from Archocentrus centrarchus isolate MPI-CPG fArcCen1 chromosome 15, fArcCen1, whole genome shotgun sequence contains the following coding sequences:
- the LOC115793512 gene encoding SERTA domain-containing protein 2 isoform X3, with translation MRYMFGKGAKRKLDEDEEGLEGKTLEAPVAGGGLGVSPEGLSKVSYTLQRQTIFNISLMKLYSQRPLGEPSLERRVLINNMLRRIQDELKQEGSLRPLLLPPSPPPDDPMDEGFREACPAPLEACLTPASLLEEDGGDSAFCAPSPPTPPLSPPPVQPPPSAPLSQAPPSVPVPVFSSSLSDMELGPPTAITRTAAANTTTMTTSPAPTPTTQALPPTPTSSPRDCRTMGAKPEAAAIFLVEGRCAELRPMDALSTLSPGGLVDVSSSPSCPPSSSSPSPFLSDLALDDVLFADIDTSMYDFDPCTTAGGAGGGMASSGSLAKLSPVVTADDLIKSLGTPYNGPAPQVSANQPFKIDLTELDHIMEVLVGS, from the exons ataTATGTTCGGTAAAGGTGCGAAGCGGAAGCTGGACGAGGATGAAGAGGGGTTGGAAGGCAAAACGCTGGAGGCGCCGGTGGCGGGAGGGGGGCTAGGCGTCAGTCCAGAGGGTCTTTCTAAGGTGTCGTACACCTTGCAGCGGCAGACCATCTTCAACATCTCTCTGATGAAGCTGTACAGCCAGCGGCCGCTCGGAGAACCCAGTCTGGAGCGCCGCGTCCTCATCAACAACATGCTCCGACGCATCCAGGACGAACTCAAGCAAGAGGGTTCCCTGCGGCCACTTCTTCTTCCGCCCTCACCACCACCCGACGACCCCATGGATGAGGGCTTCCGTGAG GCCTGTCCCGCCCCTTTGGAGGCCTGCCTCACTCCTGCCTCTTTACTGGAGGAGGATGGTGGAGATTCAGCCTTTTGTGCtccatctccacccactcctccGCTGTCACCACCCCCAGTGCAGCCTCCCCCTTCAGCACCTCTGAGCCAGGCGCCCCCCTCTGTCCCTGTGCctgtcttctcctcctctttgagtGACATGGAGTTGGGTCCTCCTACAGCCATAACAAGGACAGCAGCAGCTAATACTACGACCATGACTACCTCCCCAGCTCCTACACCAACCACCCAAGCCCTCCCTCCCACACCCACCAGCTCACCCAGAGACTGCAGGACCATGGGTGCTAAACCAGAGGCAGCTGCCATTTTCCTAGTAGAAGGTCGCTGTGCTGAGCTCCGGCCAATGGACGCTCTCTCTACACTTTCCCCTGGTGGCCTAGTAGAcgtttcctcctctccttcatGTCCACCTTCCTCTTCCTCGCCCTCACCTTTTCTCTCAGACTTGGCGCTGGATGATGTCCTTTTCGCCGACATTGACACGTCCATGTATGACTTTGACCCTTGCACGACAGCAGGGGGAGCAGGGGGTGGGATGGCAAGTAGCGGCAGCCTCGCAAAACTGTCCCCAGTGGTGACAGCAGACGACCTAATCAAATCGCTGGGCACGCCGTACAACGGCCCCGCCCCCCAGGTTTCAGCCAATCAGCCTTTCAAAATTGATCTGACAGAACTGGACCACATCATGGAGGTGTTGGTGGGCTCCTGA
- the LOC115793512 gene encoding SERTA domain-containing protein 2 isoform X1, with protein sequence MRYMFGKGAKRKLDEDEEGLEGKTLEAPVAGGGLGVSPEGLSKVSYTLQRQTIFNISLMKLYSQRPLGEPSLERRVLINNMLRRIQDELKQEGSLRPLLLPPSPPPDDPMDEGFREAPPSFGVLSAAASAQVSQPSALLMPVIAPPPSPHPMVPPNCQASQACPTRLEACPAPLEACLTPASLLEEDGGDSAFCAPSPPTPPLSPPPVQPPPSAPLSQAPPSVPVPVFSSSLSDMELGPPTAITRTAAANTTTMTTSPAPTPTTQALPPTPTSSPRDCRTMGAKPEAAAIFLVEGRCAELRPMDALSTLSPGGLVDVSSSPSCPPSSSSPSPFLSDLALDDVLFADIDTSMYDFDPCTTAGGAGGGMASSGSLAKLSPVVTADDLIKSLGTPYNGPAPQVSANQPFKIDLTELDHIMEVLVGS encoded by the coding sequence ataTATGTTCGGTAAAGGTGCGAAGCGGAAGCTGGACGAGGATGAAGAGGGGTTGGAAGGCAAAACGCTGGAGGCGCCGGTGGCGGGAGGGGGGCTAGGCGTCAGTCCAGAGGGTCTTTCTAAGGTGTCGTACACCTTGCAGCGGCAGACCATCTTCAACATCTCTCTGATGAAGCTGTACAGCCAGCGGCCGCTCGGAGAACCCAGTCTGGAGCGCCGCGTCCTCATCAACAACATGCTCCGACGCATCCAGGACGAACTCAAGCAAGAGGGTTCCCTGCGGCCACTTCTTCTTCCGCCCTCACCACCACCCGACGACCCCATGGATGAGGGCTTCCGTGAGGCGCCACCATCTTTCGGCGTTCTGTCAGCGGCAGCGAGCGCGCAGGTATCCCAGCCTTCTGCACTGTTGATGCCAGTGATCGCTCCACCACCTTCGCCCCACCCAATGGTGCCTCCCAACTGCCAGGCATCCCAGGCCTGCCCCACCCGTCTGGAGGCCTGTCCCGCCCCTTTGGAGGCCTGCCTCACTCCTGCCTCTTTACTGGAGGAGGATGGTGGAGATTCAGCCTTTTGTGCtccatctccacccactcctccGCTGTCACCACCCCCAGTGCAGCCTCCCCCTTCAGCACCTCTGAGCCAGGCGCCCCCCTCTGTCCCTGTGCctgtcttctcctcctctttgagtGACATGGAGTTGGGTCCTCCTACAGCCATAACAAGGACAGCAGCAGCTAATACTACGACCATGACTACCTCCCCAGCTCCTACACCAACCACCCAAGCCCTCCCTCCCACACCCACCAGCTCACCCAGAGACTGCAGGACCATGGGTGCTAAACCAGAGGCAGCTGCCATTTTCCTAGTAGAAGGTCGCTGTGCTGAGCTCCGGCCAATGGACGCTCTCTCTACACTTTCCCCTGGTGGCCTAGTAGAcgtttcctcctctccttcatGTCCACCTTCCTCTTCCTCGCCCTCACCTTTTCTCTCAGACTTGGCGCTGGATGATGTCCTTTTCGCCGACATTGACACGTCCATGTATGACTTTGACCCTTGCACGACAGCAGGGGGAGCAGGGGGTGGGATGGCAAGTAGCGGCAGCCTCGCAAAACTGTCCCCAGTGGTGACAGCAGACGACCTAATCAAATCGCTGGGCACGCCGTACAACGGCCCCGCCCCCCAGGTTTCAGCCAATCAGCCTTTCAAAATTGATCTGACAGAACTGGACCACATCATGGAGGTGTTGGTGGGCTCCTGA
- the LOC115793512 gene encoding SERTA domain-containing protein 2 isoform X2: MFGKGAKRKLDEDEEGLEGKTLEAPVAGGGLGVSPEGLSKVSYTLQRQTIFNISLMKLYSQRPLGEPSLERRVLINNMLRRIQDELKQEGSLRPLLLPPSPPPDDPMDEGFREAPPSFGVLSAAASAQVSQPSALLMPVIAPPPSPHPMVPPNCQASQACPTRLEACPAPLEACLTPASLLEEDGGDSAFCAPSPPTPPLSPPPVQPPPSAPLSQAPPSVPVPVFSSSLSDMELGPPTAITRTAAANTTTMTTSPAPTPTTQALPPTPTSSPRDCRTMGAKPEAAAIFLVEGRCAELRPMDALSTLSPGGLVDVSSSPSCPPSSSSPSPFLSDLALDDVLFADIDTSMYDFDPCTTAGGAGGGMASSGSLAKLSPVVTADDLIKSLGTPYNGPAPQVSANQPFKIDLTELDHIMEVLVGS; this comes from the coding sequence ATGTTCGGTAAAGGTGCGAAGCGGAAGCTGGACGAGGATGAAGAGGGGTTGGAAGGCAAAACGCTGGAGGCGCCGGTGGCGGGAGGGGGGCTAGGCGTCAGTCCAGAGGGTCTTTCTAAGGTGTCGTACACCTTGCAGCGGCAGACCATCTTCAACATCTCTCTGATGAAGCTGTACAGCCAGCGGCCGCTCGGAGAACCCAGTCTGGAGCGCCGCGTCCTCATCAACAACATGCTCCGACGCATCCAGGACGAACTCAAGCAAGAGGGTTCCCTGCGGCCACTTCTTCTTCCGCCCTCACCACCACCCGACGACCCCATGGATGAGGGCTTCCGTGAGGCGCCACCATCTTTCGGCGTTCTGTCAGCGGCAGCGAGCGCGCAGGTATCCCAGCCTTCTGCACTGTTGATGCCAGTGATCGCTCCACCACCTTCGCCCCACCCAATGGTGCCTCCCAACTGCCAGGCATCCCAGGCCTGCCCCACCCGTCTGGAGGCCTGTCCCGCCCCTTTGGAGGCCTGCCTCACTCCTGCCTCTTTACTGGAGGAGGATGGTGGAGATTCAGCCTTTTGTGCtccatctccacccactcctccGCTGTCACCACCCCCAGTGCAGCCTCCCCCTTCAGCACCTCTGAGCCAGGCGCCCCCCTCTGTCCCTGTGCctgtcttctcctcctctttgagtGACATGGAGTTGGGTCCTCCTACAGCCATAACAAGGACAGCAGCAGCTAATACTACGACCATGACTACCTCCCCAGCTCCTACACCAACCACCCAAGCCCTCCCTCCCACACCCACCAGCTCACCCAGAGACTGCAGGACCATGGGTGCTAAACCAGAGGCAGCTGCCATTTTCCTAGTAGAAGGTCGCTGTGCTGAGCTCCGGCCAATGGACGCTCTCTCTACACTTTCCCCTGGTGGCCTAGTAGAcgtttcctcctctccttcatGTCCACCTTCCTCTTCCTCGCCCTCACCTTTTCTCTCAGACTTGGCGCTGGATGATGTCCTTTTCGCCGACATTGACACGTCCATGTATGACTTTGACCCTTGCACGACAGCAGGGGGAGCAGGGGGTGGGATGGCAAGTAGCGGCAGCCTCGCAAAACTGTCCCCAGTGGTGACAGCAGACGACCTAATCAAATCGCTGGGCACGCCGTACAACGGCCCCGCCCCCCAGGTTTCAGCCAATCAGCCTTTCAAAATTGATCTGACAGAACTGGACCACATCATGGAGGTGTTGGTGGGCTCCTGA
- the slc1a4 gene encoding neutral amino acid transporter A: MEKKSEINGHAMSGSASTDQILEKSAQKSLGEKLMEFLRKNLLVILTVSGVLVGVGLGMMVRSMNLTKAQMTYFAFPGEMLLRMLKMIILPLVVCSLISGAASLDTRSLGKLGGIAVAYFLVTTLIASGIGVALAFIIKPGVGAGALNTNNLGLESVSSNKETTDSFLDLARNLFPANLVAAAFRSYATDYKMIAVGNDSNGTTLYQKVPYGTETDGMNILGLVLFAMVFGVALRKLGDEGEELIRFFNAFNEATMVLVSWIMWYIPFGIMFLVGSKIVEMEDVVLLVTSLGKYIFASILGHVIHGGIILPLIYFGLTRKNPFSFLSGLITPFTTAFATCSSSATLPSMIKCVEENNGVDKRISRFILPIGATVNMDGAAIFQCIAAVFIAQLNNTELNAGQIFTILVTATASSVGAAGIPAGGIITIAIILEAIGLPTNDLSLMLAVDWIVDRTTTVVNVEGDALGAGILHHINQLEMKKQQQEGELVEVQVEAVANTQAEEETSPLVTHQTKALEAMPEAIESVL; the protein is encoded by the exons atggagaaaaagagCGAGATAAATGGACACGCCATGTCCGGCTCAGCGTCCACCGACCAGATTCTAGAGAAGAGCGCGCAGAAGAGCCTCGGAGAAAAGCTGATGGAGTTTCTGAGAAAGAACCTACTGGTGATCTTGACGGTGTCCGGCGTGCTGGTGGGCGTCGGGCTCGGGATGATGGTCCGCAGCATGAACCTGACCAAAGCGCAGATGACCTACTTCGCCTTCCCCGGAGAGATGCTCCTCCGGATGctgaaaatgatcattttgCCCCTGGTCGTCTGCAGCCTCATATCCGGCGCCGCCAGCCTGGACACCCGCTCCCTGGGCAAGCTGGGGGGCATCGCAGTCGCCTACTTTCTGGTGACCACGCTGATCGCCTCGGGGATCGGGGTAGCCCTGGCTTTCATCATCAAACCCGGAGTGGGTGCAGGAGCTCTGAACACCAACAACCTGGGACTGGAAAGCGTCAGCAGCAACAAGGAGACCACCGATTCCTTTTTAGACCTGGCCAG GAATTTGTTTCCAGCAAACTTGGTGGCCGCTGCTTTCCGTTCT TATGCCACAGACTACAAGATGATTGCTGTAGGGAATGACTCCAATGGGACGACTCTCTATCAAAAG GTCCCTTATGGTACAGAAACAGATGGCATGAACATTCTGGGTCTGGTGCTATTTGCCATGGTGTTTGGTGTGGCGCTGAGGAAACTGGGTGACGAGGGAGAGGAACTCATCCGTTTCTTCAATGCATTCAACGAGGCCACTATGGTGCTGGTTTCCTGGATCATGTG GTATATCCCCTTTGGTATCATGTTCCTAGTGGGCAGTAAAATTGTGGAGATGGAAGATGTGGTCCTTCTGGTCACCAGCCTTGGAAAATACATCTTTGCTTCGATTCTGGGCCACGTTATCCACGGAGGCATCATCCTGCCCCTCATCTACTTTGGTTTAACTCGCAAGAACCCCTTCAGTTTCCTGTCAGGCCTCATCACACCCTTCACCACTGCCTTTGCCACCTGCTCCAG TTCTGCAACTCTACCCTCTATGATAAAGTGTGTGGAGGAGAACAATGGTGTGGACAAGCGCATCAGCCGCTTCATTCTGCCCATTGGGGCCACGGTTAACATGGATGGCGCTGCCATCTTCCAGTGCATCGCCGCCGTCTTCATCGCTCAGCTCAACAACACTGAGCTGAACGCTGGACAGATCTTCACTATCCT GGTGACAGCCACAGCCTCCAGCGTCGGCGCGGCAGGCATTCCAGCCGGTGGCATCATCACCATCGCCATCATCCTGGAGGCCATCGGCCTGCCGACCAATGACCTGTCCCTCATGCTAGCTGTTGACTGGATTGT GGATCGTACCACTACCGTAGTGAATGTGGAGGGTGACGCTCTTGGCGCAGGAATCCTCCACCATATAAACCAACTGGAgatgaagaagcagcagcaggagggggAGCTGGTAGAAGTCCAGGTGGAGGCGGTGGCCAACACCCAGGCGGAGGAGGAGACATCTCCATTGGTCACGCATCAAACCAAAGCCTTAGAAGCCATGCCGGAAGCCATCGAGTCAGTGCTGTGA